A section of the Amblyomma americanum isolate KBUSLIRL-KWMA chromosome 2, ASM5285725v1, whole genome shotgun sequence genome encodes:
- the LOC144118694 gene encoding uncharacterized protein LOC144118694: MALPVPESLLEAMAEQQLSANPYKKPASGSASPGRPGRSTAWKGSAPASPGTATPRGTGAKSPKRTAASGSPGTRSPRRASQSATPSRMASSIALRQPGNASPVRSRGIPSPTAAVKWLFGASGRSSPHDKPLPPARFGSPAKAARSGTSINPSESTAAVDASTVATTAATTGVSTETREPGSAAADHRVAATHKTPERRALDHNESARAKATDQKTAGRARATRCCDLPPEALCCFVVIALAAVITAVFIGIYIRGGRNQTGEALLASPEFIGV, translated from the exons ATGGCTCTGCCTGTACCCGAATCGCTTTTGGAGGCGATGGCAGAGCAGCAACTTTCCGCGAACCCGTACAAGAAACCGGCAAGTGGATCGGCGTCACCTGGCAGGCCTGGGCGGAGTACGGCTTGGAAGGGATCGGCCCCGGCCAGCCCTGGAACAGCAACGCCCAGGGGAACCGGAGCTAAGAGTCCCAAGAGGACGGCCGCATCGGGCAGCCCCGGAACAAGATCACCTCGCCGGGCGTCTCAATCGGCAACTCCAAGCCGCATGGCCAGCTCGATCGCCTTGAGGCAGCCAGGAAACGCAAGTCCAGTTAGAAGCCGAGGAATACCGTCACCAACGGCCGCTGTGAAATGGTTGTTTGG AGCATCCGGGAGAAGCTCACCTCACGATAAGCCACTGCCACCAGCAAGGTTTGGGTCGCCAGCGAAGGCCGCCCGCTCCGGCACGAGTATCAACCCCAGCGAGAGCACAGCCGCTGTCGACGCCTCTACGGTTGCAACCACTGCCGCAACAACTGGGGTATCGACGGAGACAAGGGAGCCCG GCTCAGCAGCTGCCGATCACAGAGTGGCCGCTACCCACAAGACCCCAGAGCGCCGCGCATTGGACCACAACGAGTCCGCGAGGGCTAAAGCGACAGACCAGAAGACTGCCGGTCGAGCGCGTGCGACCCGGTGCTGCGATCTCCCGCCCGAGGCTCTGTGTTGCTTTGTTGTCATAGCCCTCGCGGCGGTGATCACCGCTGTGTTCATCGGCATCTATATCCGCGGTGGCCGTAACCAGACGGGGGAAGCCTTGCTAGCATCCCCCGAATTCATAGGCGTCTGA